Proteins encoded by one window of Bauldia sp.:
- a CDS encoding AraC family transcriptional regulator has translation MNPVENALWFIENHFGKEISLDDIAGVAGVSRFRLSHVFGMATGRSVMGYVRGRRLTEAARKLAAGAPDILQVALDAGYGSHEAFTRAFRDLLGLTPEEVRAAGTTANIALVEPIRMDRSLLVPLEPPRFEDSPGLMIAGYSGRYTFETNQGIPTQWQRFNDAYHGQIPNQKGNVFYGLSHNFDDDGHFEYVCGAEVTGFGGLPDELARVRIAPHRYAVFSHRSHISMISRTHYTIWATWAQESGYVAAEMLNFERYDERFDPVTGNGVVEIWVPIKA, from the coding sequence GTGAATCCGGTCGAGAACGCCCTGTGGTTCATCGAGAACCATTTCGGCAAGGAGATTTCGCTGGACGACATCGCCGGTGTCGCCGGCGTGTCGCGCTTCCGCCTGTCGCACGTCTTCGGCATGGCGACCGGCCGCTCGGTCATGGGCTATGTCCGCGGCCGCCGCCTGACCGAAGCGGCGCGCAAACTCGCGGCCGGCGCTCCGGACATTCTGCAGGTCGCGCTCGACGCCGGCTACGGCTCCCACGAGGCATTCACCCGCGCCTTCCGCGATCTCCTCGGCCTGACGCCGGAGGAGGTGCGCGCCGCGGGCACGACCGCCAACATCGCTCTCGTGGAGCCCATTCGCATGGACCGATCGCTGCTCGTACCGCTCGAGCCGCCGCGCTTCGAGGACAGTCCCGGCCTGATGATCGCCGGCTATTCCGGCCGCTACACCTTCGAGACCAACCAGGGAATCCCCACGCAGTGGCAGCGTTTCAACGACGCGTATCATGGCCAGATTCCCAACCAGAAGGGCAACGTCTTCTACGGCCTGTCGCACAACTTCGATGACGACGGCCACTTCGAGTACGTCTGCGGCGCCGAGGTCACCGGCTTCGGCGGCCTGCCCGACGAACTGGCGCGCGTCCGCATCGCGCCGCACCGCTACGCCGTCTTCAGCCACCGCAGCCATATCTCGATGATCAGCCGCACGCACTACACGATCTGGGCGACGTGGGCGCAGGAGTCCGGCTACGTGGCGGCCGAGATGCTGAACTTCGAGCGCTACGACGAACGCTTCGATCCCGTGACCGGCAACGGCGTCGTGGAAATCTGGGTGCCGATCAAGGCTTAG